In Musa acuminata AAA Group cultivar baxijiao chromosome BXJ2-3, Cavendish_Baxijiao_AAA, whole genome shotgun sequence, the following proteins share a genomic window:
- the LOC103973088 gene encoding uncharacterized protein LOC103973088, translating into MAAVPTSKSSALSLKDYLRRYETGADDQKKKRNKKKKDKPQSRTVGGILVVDEDPVWQKPVQIEQEESEPSGDEKPQIEEDIEVKRMKRLDAIRARKPYHAISEDGSGWVSISDPSKTSKSAAIGRDICPPRQGRARFDTPSPEPKEKPSGSQNSDLSPPRQRRADTPSPEPEKAVAGDATADISPPWRRSRDDNSPPRTTRRAHSPVPDLSPPRRSQKDLSDDPKVSSRQQDPVDLSPPRRRQRVSSPDISLPRRTRRLSPGAGGPRASDDADLSPPRKSSKCLSDHLSPPRRIHPQSPEAIRRQSSPVADLSPPRKSRKEAPSAKESRRAGLFSAKEIKEEIEKKKKEDTSRFASMDPFLSGRGAEPVFRDKEGKRISKEEMLKTQEKEKPKEKKLEWGKGLAQKREAEANAKELELEREKPFARTRDDPELDKMLKERIRWGDPMAHVVKRKSSDLILEDLGDNEKMKESGFIIPQTIPSHSWLKRGIDFPPNRYGTKPGRHWDGVDRSNGFEKELFKRQNEKRATEREAYLWSVSDM; encoded by the exons ATGGCGGCCGTGCCCACCTCGAAGTCTTCTGCGCTCTCCCTCAAAGATTACCTCAGGCGGTACGAAACCGGCGCCGACGaccagaagaaaaagagaaacaagaagaagaaggacaAGCCCCAGTCCCGTACGGTTGGAGGCATTCTTGTAGTGGACGAAGACCCCGTGTGGCAAAAGCCCGTCCAGATTGAACAAGAAGAGTCCGAGCCTTCTG GTGATGAAAAACCCCAAATCGAGGAGGATATCGAGGTCAAACGAATGAAGAGGTTGGACGCGATTCGAGCACGGAAGCCCTACCACGCCATTTCGGAAGATGGGAGCGGTTGGGTCTCGATCTCGGACCCATCGAAGACTTCGAAGTCTGCGGCAATCGGCCGTGATATTTGCCCGCCGCGTCAAGGCCGTGCACGGTTCGACACGCCTTCTCCAGAGCCCAAGGAGAAGCCTTCGGGTTCTCAAAACTCGGATCTCTCCCCGCCACGGCAGAGGCGTGCAGACACACCATCTCCGGAACCTGAGAAAGCGGTTGCTGGTGATGCAACAGCTGATATTTCGCCACCTTGGAGACGGTCGCGCGATGATAATTCCCCGCCAAGAACAACCAGACGGGCCCATAGCCCTGTCCCCGATCTTTCTCCCCCCAGGAGAAGCCAAAAGGACCTGTCCGATGATCCGAAGGTATCTAGCCGCCAACAAGATCCGGTCGACCTTTCTCCTCCAAGGAGGCGTCAGAGGGTTTCGTCCCCTGACATTTCCCTACCACGTCGGACCCGTCGCCTTTCCCCAGGTGCCGGGGGCCCACGAGCTTCTGACGATGCAGATCTTTCTCCCCCAAGAAAAAGCAGTAAGTGCCTGTCTGATCACCTTTCTCCACCACGGCGGATTCATCCACAGTCACCTGAAGCTATTAGACGTCAGAGTTCCCCTGTGGCTGACCTTTCTCCACCAAGGAAGAGCAGAAAGGAGGCACCTTCTGCAAAGGAGTCAAGAAGGGCCGGATTGTTTTCGGCTAAAGAAATTAAAGAAGAGatcgaaaagaagaagaaagaggatacGTCTAG GTTTGCTTCTATGGATCCCTTTTTGAGTGGCAGAGGTGCAGAGCCAGTATTTCGTGACAAGGAAG GAAAACGTATTTCAAAGGAGGAGATGTTGAAGACACAGGAAAAAGAGAAGCCTAAG GAAAAAAAGTTGGAATGGGGTAAAGGCTTAGCACAGAAGCGAGAAGCTGAAGCTAATGCAAAAGAGTTAGAACTTGAGAGAGAGAAACCTTTTGCTCGTACAAG GGATGATCCCGAGCTTGATAAAATGTTAAAGGAGAGGATTAGATGGGGTGATCCAATGGCACATGTGGTCAAG AGGAAGAGCTCAGACCTAATTTTGGAAGATCTTGGTGACAATGAGAAAATGAAGGAGTCTGGATTTATAATCCCTCAGACAATTCCCAGTCACAGCTGGCTAAAACGAGGAATAGATTTTCCCCCAAATCGTTATGGGACCAAGCCTGGTCGGCATTGGGATGGAGTAGATCGTAGTAATG